Proteins encoded together in one Epinephelus moara isolate mb chromosome 2, YSFRI_EMoa_1.0, whole genome shotgun sequence window:
- the six9 gene encoding SIX homeobox 9 — MIFTAEQVACVCEVLLQSSCMDRLAGFLRSLPPPSLSSSPHPGELESVLKAKAAVAFHQGRFADLYTLLEGFPFSHRSHPLLQQLWLRAHYMEAERQRGRPLGAVGKYRVRRKFPLPHTIWDGEETSYCFKEKSRSILREWYRHKPYPSTREKQELAASTGLTTTQVSNWFKNRRQRDRNMDVNRFQTSHSRGPSGNVYPSSDNDFSPPASPRPLHHCPPPPPPPPPLSHPPPPLHHMCEGLN; from the exons ATGATCTTCACCGCAGAGCAGGTGGCCTGTGTGTGCGAGGTCCTTCTGCAGAGCAGTTGCATGGATCGTCTCGCCGGCTTCCTCCGtagtcttcctcctccttccctctcctcctctcctcaccctgGGGAGCTGGAGAGCGTGCTGAAGGCCAAAGCAGCAGTGGCCTTTCACCAGGGCCGCTTCGCTGACCTCTACACCCTGCTGGAGGGCTTCCCCTTCTCCCACCGCAGCCACcctctcctgcagcagctctggcTCAGAGCCCACTACATGGAGGCGGAGAGGCAGAGGGGCCGACCCCTGGGAGCTGTGGGGAAGTATCGCGTGAGGAGGAAGTTTCCTCTACCACACACCATCTGGGATGGAGAGGAGACCAGTTACTGTTTCAAG GAAAAATCACGGAGTATACTGCGTGAGTGGTACCGCCATAAACCTTATCCCTCCACCCGGGAGAAGCAGGAGCTGGCAGCGTCCACCGGCCTGACAACCACACAGGTCAGCAACTGGTTCAAGAACCGCAGGCAGAGGGACCGAAACATGGACGTTAACCG TTTCCAAACGTCACACTCTAGAGGACCCTCAGGAAACGTCTACCCTTCCTCTGACAATGACTTTTCACCTCCAGCAAGCCCACGTCCCCTTCACCActgccctccacctccacctccacctccacccctcTCTCACCCACCACCTCCTCTACATCACATGTGTGAAGGCCTCAACTGA